Proteins from one Pleuronectes platessa chromosome 16, fPlePla1.1, whole genome shotgun sequence genomic window:
- the LOC128459029 gene encoding DELTA-thalatoxin-Avl1a produces MDFIDLGFGIWEIVTSVCGAIVKAVPTHRQCDIEITNESLQYTLCNPRMYIKHGRCRKPLPPTISQSSSGEVEFTKTPNTACGSAGIVTYELLQTSTKDTTEQIAVLFKVPFDLNLKSNEFAVGVFDIGRNCNHGLFQDMSKNKGKAFVRTKAKGSVLTHKDQNITVMATMSDCHSPVIKVQVMDA; encoded by the exons ATGGATTTTATTGACCTTGGCTTTGGGATTTGGGAGATTGTCACGTCAGTTTGTGGCGCCATAGTTAAAGCAGTTCCAACACATCGCCAGTGCGACATTGAGATAACAAATGAATCTCTTCAGTACACTCTTTGTAACCCCAG GATGTACATTAAGCATGGACGCTGCAGGAAGCCTTTGCCTCCCACCATCAGTCAGTCCTCATCTGGGGAGGTGGAATTCACCAAAACTCCGAACACAGCATGTGGATCTGCTGGCATCGTCACGTACGAACTCCTCCAAACTTCTACAAAAGACACCACTGAGCAGATAGCTGTCCTGTTCAAGGTGCCATTTGACCTAAACTTAAAGTCAAACGAGTTCGCAGTGGGAGTCTTTGACATCGGCAGAAACTGTAATCATGGTCTTTTTCAGGATATGTCAAAAAATAAGGGCAAAGCGTTTGTCAGGACCAAAGCAAAGGGCAGCGTTCTCACCCACAAAGACCAAAATATCACCGTGATGGCTACAATGTCCGACTGCCACTCACCTGTCATTAAGGTGCAAGTGATGGACGCCTGA